The genomic region AACCTACAGTATGAAAACTGTGAAACCATTTCCGTTCCGTGTCATAATTTCCCATTCACCTAACAAAACCCTATTAGTAGTCTAAAAACTCTTGAAGCATACATTGTATTAGCACACGCCAGCATCCATTAGTACCTAGCAGAATCCACTCGGTTCTCCCTTTCATATACTCAACTGGAAATCATATATGCAATGACCATATCAATTTCTATTCTAGCCAGCATATAAGATAATCAACGCAGAACGTATGCTATGCTTAAATGTAGAAGAGTAGTACCCATGAATAACTTGAACGAAGCGGGTATTGACCTTCGCTCTTTAGCCCAAAACACGCCGGATTTCTTAGAGTGGTACAAACCAGGATCAATAATAATAGGCCTTGCTCTTTGATTTCTGCAACATTTTGCACAAGCGCATAAACAAACCATAAAAACCAAGTCCAACAatagaactcaaaacaaacaagTTCAAATTAAAAAGCTTGAAGCTTTACTCACTCTTTCCACCCAATGTTACTTGTGTGCTCCAAGAAATTGAGGTCCCTTGgcaagaaagaaaatatatgcAACAGATCTGAATAACCCAAGTAATAAAAACCTAATTAGCAAACATAATTAACCCTTaatcaaaaatttaaattagaattaccaaATTTAGTAAAGTTACCGTCTTGGGACATGAGGGGATAATCCGAGGCGCCGAGATTAATAAACCAATTCCAATCCTTCGCCCGCTTCAGCAAAATCGCAATGGCATGGAGCGTGGCGGCAGTCATGGTGGGTCCCTTGGCGGTGACCAAATCGGCGTTCCCGATCACCATCGCGTTCCGAAACTCCCGAATCGCACTCTCCGACTTCACGTACTTCGCCAGCTCGAGCCGCTCAGCATCCGAAGCTTCGAGATCGAGGTGCAGTAAATAGTAATTTCTGGGGTGGTAAACCGCCTGAAGCAACCGCCGCAGCTGGGGGCCGTCGCCCTTGGAGCCCGATATGAGGTAGGCGAATCTCGGGAGTTTCGGAATCCCTAACCCGTGGCTGTTTTCGTTGTCGGTGTCTTCCGTCGTGTCTCCGAAATTCCGGTCGAGGGTGGTGAACTCGCGTTGCTCGTAATAAAAGTCGGCGGCGGCGGAGGGGGAGTATTTACCGTGGCCGGCGAGAGTAAgggtgaggaggaggaagaggaagaggagggagGTGGCGGTTAAAATCATGAGCCATTGAGAGCGAGCTCTTTTCATGGAGGAGAGGTGCGTTTTGGGGGAAATTGGTAAGGAAAAAAGATGAGAGATTTGGGGAATTGGGCGGTTGTTTGGAGGAAGGACGGAGAAGGTGAAGGGTGGCTGTCGGCGTGAAGTGAAGcttgggtttggtttggtggATGCAGGTGGGCAATGGGTTTAGTGGGAGAGGGAAAGGCTACCAATCTGgttattgaatttgaaatgtCGGCTATGATCTGCTGCCGCTCGGACTTGTGTCTTGTGCTAAGACCTGATTGTGTAAGGGCTGAATTGGTATTGCCAATAAAACTGTTTTTactatgctgtgagaataaactcatttttgctgcttcatgttttcagttttttttcatccaaaactgtgaaaataagatgtttttaagtgtttaccaaacacttttttgagctcagcttttttttatacctactTTTTTAAAAGCATcttagtaccaaaccagtactaaaAACTAATGCTAggtaaacaaaatttgaaaattaaataatgtggttgttgataataGGATTATTAATAAAGTATCGATTAACGTGCTTGTTTCTtgttggtgacacatcatttggtttgcaatttgatttaaaaaatttggtttccctagcattacttGCAAAGAgtaagtactggtttggtattaaagtgcttttatatataaaaaaaaaagggtataaaaaaaaaaactaagcaaaaagatgtttggtaaacacttaaaaacagcttattttcaggaaagaaagaaagaaaaaaaaaagctgaaaacgtgaagcagcaaaaatgagcttattctcacagcacagcagaagcaatttttttttttcaaaacatatcaataccaaaccagccctaaatatGCCTACACTAAAAATGGCATGTCATAAattagggtaatgctagggagaccaaattttttaaactaaattgcaaactaaatgatgtgtcaccaataaaaaacaaGCATGTTAATcgacatttaattaataatccaatcatctacaaccacatcatttagtttgcaaatttggtttaaaattttggtcttcctaacattactccATAAATTAACTTTGATGTTTGGAGGAGGATTTCTCTCTTGATGGGCAACTAGTGGAGGAAGCTAAGAATGCAGTCATGTGGTTTGGAGGAGgatttcttattggtgatacgttatttggtttgcaatttgatttaaaaatttagtttccTTAACATTACTCTTGTGTAAATATGCCTACACTAAAAATGGCATGCCATAAATTAACTTTGATGTTTGGAGGAGGATCTCTCTTGGTTTGGCAACTTGTGGAGGAAGCTAAGAATGCAGTTATATGCCGAGATATCGTAACAGAGTAGCTCATAGCCTAGCTCAATTTGCTCTCTCACTGGAAAGTTATATTAAACTAGTTAAAAGATTGATCGTAAAAATTATTAGTAGGAGGACTTTTATTTTAGGAAAAAAAGGAATTAATTTAAAGAGAAGCCTCGGCAACATTTGATACCTCTAGAGCCAAATAGAAGAGTATTTTTGGCTTGGTGAGGGACAACCATCCCAAATACACATACTACTAATATGATGATCCCCGGGTGTGATAGCATTTGCCGTAAAATTCGTTTCTCTGAAAACATGGTTGCATTCCACCAACTTGAAGGAGGATGCAAGTCATTTGATATCTTGAATAATAGGTCTAATTCCTAATTGTTGCTTGGTTATGAAAAATtacttacactatgtttggatgagagaaataaacttgaaatttagataaaagtcaaaattt from Pyrus communis chromosome 9, drPyrComm1.1, whole genome shotgun sequence harbors:
- the LOC137745953 gene encoding beta-glucuronosyltransferase GlcAT14C-like codes for the protein MKRARSQWLMILTATSLLFLFLLLTLTLAGHGKYSPSAAADFYYEQREFTTLDRNFGDTTEDTDNENSHGLGIPKLPRFAYLISGSKGDGPQLRRLLQAVYHPRNYYLLHLDLEASDAERLELAKYVKSESAIREFRNAMVIGNADLVTAKGPTMTAATLHAIAILLKRAKDWNWFINLGASDYPLMSQDDLLHIFSFLPRDLNFLEHTSNIGWKENQRARPIIIDPGLYHSKKSGVFWAKERRSIPASFKLFMGSTWVVLTKSFLEFCVWGWDNLPRTLLMYYTNFLSSPEGYFHTVVCNHKDYQNTTVNHNLHYIRWDSPPKANPINLTLEHYDDMVQSGAPFAGTFSRDDPVLNKIDKELLRRPSGHFTPGGWCLGNFGKNPCLVYGNSNAVKPTVVSKRLEKLIVKLLDSENFRPKQCK